A part of Prevotella melaninogenica genomic DNA contains:
- a CDS encoding YaaA family protein, with the protein MQILLASAKIMKSTTKVQTPDTHLPRFHKEARQMALELGELSVENLAKELKCNDKIALENKLRYQDFFNEDAYLPALLAYYGQAYKYLKAEEYSLNDFLYADKHLWITSFLYGLLRPLDLIHPYRLEGKTKLPSAEGKNIFDYWRPLLTDMLINTLKADDGILVYLAAEEFKHLFDWKRLKKEARVIHPFFMVDQGSRLKAINVYAKSCRGAMTSYILRNQLTSPEEFLSFAYDGFTYDKNYGDESHPHFILKQ; encoded by the coding sequence ATGCAGATTCTATTAGCATCCGCAAAAATAATGAAAAGTACCACAAAGGTACAAACCCCAGATACACACCTGCCTCGTTTCCATAAGGAAGCGAGACAGATGGCATTAGAGCTGGGAGAACTCTCCGTTGAAAATCTTGCGAAAGAATTAAAGTGTAATGACAAAATAGCATTGGAGAACAAGCTTCGCTATCAAGACTTCTTCAACGAGGACGCTTATCTCCCGGCACTTCTTGCCTATTACGGTCAGGCTTATAAGTACTTGAAAGCAGAGGAATACAGCCTGAATGACTTTCTTTATGCGGACAAACACCTCTGGATAACAAGTTTCCTTTACGGACTATTACGACCGTTAGACCTCATACATCCCTACCGTCTGGAAGGTAAGACCAAACTTCCGTCAGCAGAAGGAAAGAATATATTTGATTACTGGAGACCACTTCTTACCGATATGCTCATTAATACCTTGAAAGCTGATGACGGAATTCTTGTATATCTTGCCGCAGAAGAGTTCAAACATCTCTTTGATTGGAAGCGACTGAAGAAAGAAGCACGTGTCATACATCCCTTCTTTATGGTGGATCAGGGTAGCCGGCTAAAAGCTATCAATGTCTACGCCAAGAGCTGCCGCGGTGCGATGACAAGCTACATACTCCGCAATCAACTGACCTCACCAGAAGAGTTCCTTAGCTTCGCATATGATGGTTTTACCTATGACAAAAACTATGGAGATGAAAGTCATCCTCACTTTATCTTAAAGCAGTAA
- a CDS encoding prolyl oligopeptidase family serine peptidase, protein MKQLLLTAALLSATSMMAQKLTYPQAPKDGTVDTYFGVQVADPYRPLENDSSKATAEWVAAENKVTQEYLSRIQFRGKLLKRMKELANYEKVSAPSYIKSIGKWLFYKNDGLQNQSVLYIMDRLGDEKNARVFLNPNQLSTDGTVALKGIYFSNNGRYATYSISRSGSDWQEFYVMDVKTGKLLNDHITWAKFSSASWQGDGFYYSAYDAPQKGHEFSNVNSIQKIYYHKIGTPQFEDVLFYQNPANPMRFYAVGVNEEETMMFLYESGAGSGNNVYVRDLRQPNSQFIQMTSNLDMQYSLVETIGDKMYFLTNDGAPKNRLMVTDLKHPGFSEWKTLIPESKDMLEGVTFADGKMILNYMKDASSHAYVYSMDGKQLSEIKLPTLGSAGFYGEKDRKEVFYSFSSFTVPTTIYQYDFGTANSKVYAAPKVKFKASDYVCEQVFYPSKDGTKIPLFITYKKGLKRNGKNPVFLYAYGGFNIALTPYFSSIRIPFIENGGIYAQASLRGGSEYGEEWHIAGTKMQKQNVFDDFISAGEWLIENKYTSKDYLAIVGGSNGGLLIGACMTQRPDLYKVCIPQVGVMDMLRYHKFTIGWNWAPDYGTSEDSKEMFEYLHAYSPLHNLRPGTKYPATLVTTADHDDRVVPAHSFKFAATLQADNAANTPTLIRIDTKAGHGSGKPLSKQLEEQADIYGFILYNMGLKY, encoded by the coding sequence ATGAAACAATTATTATTAACCGCAGCATTATTGTCTGCTACAAGCATGATGGCACAGAAGCTCACGTATCCACAAGCTCCAAAGGATGGAACAGTAGACACCTATTTTGGTGTTCAAGTTGCAGATCCTTATCGTCCATTAGAGAATGACAGTTCCAAAGCTACTGCTGAATGGGTAGCTGCAGAAAACAAAGTTACACAGGAGTATCTCTCTCGTATTCAATTCCGTGGCAAGCTTCTTAAACGTATGAAGGAGTTAGCAAACTACGAAAAAGTCTCAGCTCCTTCCTATATCAAGTCTATAGGCAAGTGGCTTTTCTACAAGAATGATGGTCTACAGAACCAAAGTGTACTGTATATAATGGACCGTCTTGGTGACGAGAAGAATGCTCGTGTCTTCCTTAATCCTAACCAACTATCAACAGACGGAACTGTTGCGCTGAAGGGTATTTACTTTTCTAACAATGGCAGATATGCAACCTACTCTATCTCTCGTAGTGGTAGCGACTGGCAAGAGTTCTATGTTATGGATGTCAAAACTGGAAAGCTTCTCAATGACCATATCACTTGGGCAAAGTTCTCAAGTGCTTCTTGGCAAGGTGACGGTTTCTATTACAGTGCTTATGATGCTCCACAGAAGGGACATGAATTTAGTAATGTAAATTCCATCCAGAAAATATACTATCATAAGATTGGTACTCCACAGTTTGAAGATGTCCTTTTCTATCAGAACCCAGCAAATCCAATGCGTTTCTATGCAGTAGGTGTTAATGAGGAAGAGACAATGATGTTCCTCTATGAAAGTGGTGCAGGCTCTGGCAATAATGTTTACGTTCGTGACCTCCGTCAGCCTAACAGCCAGTTCATTCAGATGACATCAAATCTTGACATGCAGTATAGCCTGGTTGAGACCATCGGCGACAAGATGTATTTCCTTACCAATGATGGTGCACCAAAGAACCGATTGATGGTTACTGACCTCAAGCATCCTGGTTTCAGCGAGTGGAAGACACTAATACCAGAGTCTAAGGATATGCTTGAAGGCGTTACCTTTGCTGATGGTAAGATGATTCTCAATTATATGAAAGATGCTTCCAGCCATGCATATGTTTATTCAATGGATGGAAAGCAACTCTCTGAGATTAAACTTCCTACATTAGGTAGTGCAGGTTTCTATGGCGAAAAGGACCGCAAGGAAGTTTTCTATTCCTTCTCTTCATTCACTGTGCCAACCACTATCTACCAATACGACTTCGGTACAGCAAACAGTAAGGTCTATGCTGCACCAAAGGTTAAGTTCAAGGCGTCAGATTATGTTTGTGAACAAGTTTTCTACCCAAGTAAGGATGGAACCAAGATACCTCTCTTTATCACTTATAAGAAAGGTTTAAAGCGTAATGGGAAGAACCCAGTATTCCTCTATGCTTATGGTGGTTTTAATATTGCTTTGACACCTTACTTCTCTTCTATACGTATTCCTTTCATTGAGAATGGAGGTATCTATGCTCAAGCTTCTCTCCGTGGTGGTAGCGAATATGGTGAGGAATGGCACATTGCTGGTACTAAGATGCAGAAACAAAACGTTTTTGATGACTTTATCTCTGCTGGAGAGTGGCTTATCGAAAACAAATATACAAGCAAGGACTACCTCGCTATCGTTGGTGGTTCAAATGGTGGTTTACTCATAGGCGCTTGTATGACGCAACGCCCTGACCTATACAAGGTATGTATTCCACAGGTAGGTGTAATGGATATGTTGCGCTATCATAAGTTTACGATTGGTTGGAACTGGGCTCCAGACTATGGAACAAGCGAAGATTCAAAGGAGATGTTTGAGTATCTTCACGCTTATTCTCCACTCCACAATCTCCGTCCTGGCACAAAGTATCCAGCAACTTTGGTAACAACAGCCGACCATGACGACCGTGTTGTACCTGCGCACTCATTTAAGTTTGCAGCTACCCTGCAGGCTGACAATGCTGCCAACACACCAACACTCATTCGCATTGATACCAAGGCAGGCCACGGAAGTGGTAAGCCTTTGTCTAAGCAGTTGGAAGAGCAGGCTGACATCTACGGCTTTATTCTTTATAATATGGGATTGAAATATTAA
- a CDS encoding GDP-L-fucose synthase family protein: protein MNKNSKIYIAGHKGLVGSAIWNNLLQRGYTNLVGRSHKELDLTDQQAVKRFFDEEKPDAVILAAAFVGGIMANFLYRADFIMQNMKIQCNVIEQSYLHGVEKLLFLGSTCIYPKNAPQPMREDYLLTSPLEYSNEEYAIAKIAGLKMCESYNLQYGTNYIAVMPTNLYGPNDNFHLENSHVMPAMMRKIYLAKLIHENNWDAIRNDMNKRPINPTDKLRAEIGEGNVDGKNSEERILKALAFYGIENNKVTLWGDGSPLREFLWSEDMADASVHVLLNVDFKDIIGIEKYSSVFYGAKIDGTVDRNNSEGRGGAIPSLGEIRNCHINVGTGKELTIKELAELVKKTVHFEGDIIWDTKKPNGTPRKLIDVEKLHSLGWTHKVEIEAGVEKLYEWYQESLR, encoded by the coding sequence ATGAATAAAAATAGTAAAATATATATTGCTGGACACAAAGGTTTGGTTGGTTCTGCAATATGGAACAATCTTCTTCAACGTGGCTATACAAATCTCGTGGGTCGAAGTCATAAGGAACTTGACTTAACAGACCAGCAGGCTGTAAAACGTTTTTTTGATGAAGAGAAACCTGATGCTGTTATTCTTGCTGCAGCTTTTGTAGGAGGTATTATGGCAAACTTCCTGTATCGTGCAGACTTCATTATGCAAAATATGAAGATACAGTGTAATGTCATTGAACAAAGTTACCTTCATGGAGTAGAGAAACTCCTCTTCCTTGGCAGTACATGTATCTACCCAAAGAATGCACCACAGCCAATGCGCGAGGACTATTTATTGACCTCTCCATTAGAGTATAGCAATGAAGAGTACGCTATCGCAAAGATTGCAGGATTGAAGATGTGTGAGAGCTATAATCTTCAGTATGGCACTAATTACATAGCTGTCATGCCAACAAACCTCTATGGTCCAAATGATAACTTCCATTTGGAAAATTCCCATGTAATGCCAGCAATGATGCGTAAGATTTATCTCGCCAAACTTATTCATGAAAACAACTGGGATGCTATCCGTAATGACATGAATAAGCGTCCAATAAATCCAACGGACAAGCTACGTGCAGAGATTGGTGAAGGGAATGTTGATGGCAAGAACTCCGAAGAACGAATCTTGAAAGCACTTGCCTTCTATGGCATTGAGAATAACAAGGTAACTTTATGGGGTGATGGTAGTCCATTACGCGAGTTCCTTTGGAGTGAGGATATGGCTGATGCCAGCGTTCATGTCTTACTGAATGTAGACTTCAAAGATATCATTGGCATTGAGAAATATTCAAGTGTTTTCTATGGTGCAAAGATTGATGGAACTGTTGACCGTAACAACTCTGAGGGGCGTGGTGGTGCAATCCCATCATTAGGAGAGATTCGTAACTGCCACATCAATGTTGGCACAGGTAAGGAACTCACTATCAAAGAACTTGCAGAACTTGTAAAGAAGACCGTACACTTTGAAGGAGATATCATTTGGGATACTAAGAAACCAAATGGCACTCCACGTAAACTTATTGATGTTGAGAAGTTGCACAGCCTCGGTTGGACACACAAGGTGGAAATTGAAGCAGGTGTTGAGAAACTCTATGAGTGGTATCAAGAAAGTCTAAGATAG
- the gmd gene encoding GDP-mannose 4,6-dehydratase has translation MQKKALITGITGQDGSYLAELLLEKGYDVHGTIRRSSVDFRERIAHLEGRPNFHLHYADLGDSMSILGVISKVRPNEIYNLAAQSHVQVSFDSPEFTADVDAVGVLRILEAVRQLDLTKTCRIYQASTSELYGKVEEVPQNENTPFHPYSPYAVAKQYGFWIVKEYREAYDMYCCSGILFNHESERRGETFVTRKITLAAARIKQGKQDKLYLGNLGSLRDWGYAKDYVECMWLILQQEKPEDFVIATGVQHSVRDFCYYAFKRVGIELEFKGEDMNEKGIDKATGKVLIEVSPDFYRPTDVINLWGDPTKAKAKLGWNPNSTSFEELVNIMVDSDMAKVASEGAAEKVRTNLAEYLEKGIVK, from the coding sequence ATGCAGAAAAAAGCACTTATTACGGGTATAACAGGTCAAGATGGTTCCTATTTGGCAGAATTATTACTTGAAAAAGGTTATGACGTACATGGCACAATTCGTCGTTCATCAGTAGATTTCCGTGAGCGTATTGCTCATTTGGAAGGACGTCCTAACTTCCACTTGCACTATGCTGACCTTGGCGACTCTATGAGTATCCTCGGCGTAATTAGCAAAGTGCGTCCTAACGAGATTTACAACCTTGCAGCACAAAGTCATGTGCAGGTTAGTTTCGATTCACCTGAATTTACTGCTGATGTTGACGCTGTAGGTGTATTGCGAATCCTTGAGGCTGTTCGTCAGTTGGATTTAACAAAGACTTGCCGTATTTATCAGGCTTCAACTTCAGAGTTGTATGGTAAGGTTGAGGAAGTTCCACAGAATGAGAATACCCCATTCCATCCTTACAGCCCATACGCTGTAGCTAAACAGTATGGCTTCTGGATTGTAAAGGAGTATCGTGAGGCATACGACATGTATTGCTGCTCTGGTATTCTCTTCAATCATGAAAGTGAACGTCGTGGCGAGACTTTCGTTACTCGTAAGATTACACTTGCTGCCGCACGTATCAAACAAGGTAAGCAGGACAAGCTCTACTTGGGTAATCTCGGTTCACTTCGTGACTGGGGCTATGCTAAGGATTATGTTGAGTGTATGTGGTTGATTCTTCAGCAGGAGAAGCCAGAAGACTTCGTTATTGCAACTGGTGTTCAGCATAGTGTACGTGATTTCTGCTATTATGCTTTTAAGCGTGTTGGTATCGAACTTGAGTTCAAGGGAGAAGATATGAACGAGAAGGGTATTGATAAGGCTACAGGAAAAGTTCTTATTGAAGTTAGCCCTGACTTCTATCGTCCAACTGATGTCATCAATCTTTGGGGTGATCCAACAAAAGCAAAGGCGAAGCTCGGATGGAATCCTAACAGCACCAGCTTTGAGGAACTTGTCAACATCATGGTAGACAGCGATATGGCAAAAGTTGCGTCTGAAGGTGCAGCTGAAAAGGTTAGAACAAACCTTGCAGAGTATTTGGAGAAGGGTATCGTTAAGTAA
- a CDS encoding M6 family metalloprotease domain-containing protein, with product MIKQLKQLSLIVCLMLCSLTTWAAKAESIPVQVRQADGTVITVILRGDEHINWYTTLDGVLLVQGEDNNYYIGKVEKSGKLVATKQLAHEAVSRSQAERNLIAKQDKEKFFAYVNKIAEESENTYNNAPLTRGPIIDSGSYGAPYFPHTGSPKALVILAEFQDTTFTIQNTKEVFTNYLMNEGHFEDSSYGQKQNYKGVRGYFKDCSYGKFTPVFDVVGPIKLPKAHAIYGAGKNDRMDLLFTDACSAVDGMVNFADYDANNDGIVDLVYIIYAGHSANITGNKVTDIWPKSGTVTILNKFDGKSIRRYGVSNELAGLENKTKDKETINGIGLFCHEFSHTLGLPDIYAYQTDAENQDDQGMEFWDIMDGGTGIKGGRVPASYLAWEREVMGWMNIDELKKDITINNLKSIDNGGKAYKIVNSKDQNEYIVLQSMQKGPWNQGWGDGTYGKGLFVYRISYPFGKVNVFDYPNNVKGKPRVIPIPADGKILAAANAGGKLNVYTAQLNGDPYPYNSINKIDKFTMYDGTILKWSIYDIVENDAERYVSFKFKNNETTGIQSPSIIERRTSDNRIYTLDGRYVGTDTTILPHGIYIQNNKKFVK from the coding sequence ATGATTAAACAATTAAAACAACTATCTCTTATTGTATGTCTAATGCTTTGTTCCCTTACTACTTGGGCAGCAAAGGCAGAATCTATACCTGTACAAGTAAGACAGGCTGATGGCACTGTTATTACTGTCATTTTGCGTGGTGATGAACATATCAACTGGTACACAACACTTGATGGCGTATTGCTTGTACAAGGCGAGGACAACAACTATTATATTGGTAAAGTAGAGAAAAGTGGCAAACTTGTTGCAACCAAACAACTTGCACATGAGGCAGTATCTCGTTCACAAGCAGAGCGTAACTTAATCGCTAAGCAAGATAAAGAGAAGTTCTTTGCTTACGTTAATAAGATTGCTGAAGAATCAGAAAATACATACAACAACGCTCCACTTACTCGTGGTCCTATCATAGATTCAGGTTCTTATGGAGCTCCTTATTTTCCACACACAGGAAGTCCCAAGGCATTAGTGATACTCGCAGAGTTCCAAGATACAACCTTTACTATTCAGAACACAAAGGAAGTGTTTACAAACTATTTGATGAATGAAGGTCATTTCGAGGATTCCAGCTATGGTCAGAAGCAAAACTATAAAGGTGTACGTGGCTATTTCAAGGATTGTAGCTATGGAAAGTTCACCCCTGTCTTTGACGTTGTAGGACCTATCAAGTTACCAAAAGCACATGCCATCTATGGTGCTGGTAAAAATGACAGAATGGACTTACTGTTTACTGATGCTTGTAGTGCTGTTGATGGAATGGTAAACTTTGCAGATTATGATGCAAACAATGATGGTATCGTTGACTTGGTTTATATAATCTACGCTGGACACTCTGCCAATATTACTGGTAATAAAGTAACTGACATTTGGCCAAAATCAGGAACTGTTACTATTTTAAACAAATTTGATGGAAAAAGTATTCGCCGCTATGGTGTTAGTAATGAACTTGCAGGTTTAGAAAATAAAACAAAAGACAAGGAAACTATTAATGGCATTGGGTTATTCTGCCATGAGTTCTCTCATACACTTGGACTTCCTGACATATATGCTTATCAAACTGATGCGGAAAACCAAGATGACCAAGGTATGGAATTTTGGGACATCATGGATGGTGGAACAGGTATCAAGGGTGGACGTGTACCAGCCTCTTATCTTGCTTGGGAGCGTGAAGTAATGGGGTGGATGAATATTGATGAACTCAAAAAAGACATCACCATTAACAATCTAAAAAGTATCGACAATGGTGGAAAAGCATATAAAATTGTCAATAGCAAAGACCAAAATGAGTACATCGTATTACAGAGTATGCAGAAAGGTCCTTGGAACCAAGGCTGGGGAGATGGCACATACGGAAAAGGGTTGTTTGTCTATCGTATTTCATACCCTTTTGGCAAAGTAAATGTCTTTGATTATCCGAACAATGTAAAAGGTAAACCACGTGTAATCCCTATCCCTGCTGATGGTAAAATATTAGCAGCTGCCAATGCTGGAGGAAAACTAAATGTATATACTGCTCAACTCAATGGCGATCCTTATCCTTATAACAGCATAAATAAGATAGACAAATTTACGATGTATGATGGCACGATACTAAAGTGGTCTATTTATGATATTGTAGAGAACGATGCAGAACGCTATGTTAGTTTTAAATTTAAGAATAACGAAACAACTGGCATTCAATCACCTTCAATCATTGAAAGAAGAACTTCTGACAACCGTATCTATACCCTTGACGGACGATATGTAGGCACAGATACCACTATCTTACCTCACGGTATTTACATTCAGAACAATAAGAAGTTTGTGAAATAA
- a CDS encoding EFR1 family ferrodoxin (N-terminal region resembles flavodoxins. C-terminal ferrodoxin region binds two 4Fe-4S clusters.) encodes MIFYFSGTGNSKWAAKTLALETDETLVSIPEVIKSDCSFTLEKDEHVGFIFPIHGWRVPSIVKEFITKLSIKTEEEDTSLIKHYCFCLVTAGDSIGKAMDRFLKQLRTVAVGDSLSLKAVYSLIMPESYVGLPGMDVDTKEKELEKKGLASEQLKEFSKILKQRPYTDNEQIWGWKELKRGPIPSFFSGPVGGFFERFLITDKPFHVDSRRCVKCGICANVCPVDDIKGSLGYEPEWLHTGKCLTCFSCYHHCPHHAIEFGKRTQNKGQYFYNRLNKQS; translated from the coding sequence ATGATATTCTACTTTTCTGGTACAGGTAATAGCAAATGGGCTGCAAAAACATTGGCTTTAGAAACTGACGAGACACTTGTTTCAATCCCAGAAGTAATCAAAAGCGATTGTTCTTTTACATTGGAAAAGGATGAACACGTAGGTTTCATCTTTCCTATACACGGATGGAGAGTTCCGAGTATTGTAAAAGAATTTATAACTAAATTATCAATAAAGACTGAAGAGGAAGACACTTCCCTCATCAAACATTATTGTTTCTGTCTGGTTACAGCTGGAGATTCTATTGGTAAGGCTATGGACCGTTTCCTGAAGCAACTAAGAACAGTTGCAGTTGGTGACTCACTTTCACTCAAGGCGGTATATTCTTTGATTATGCCAGAGTCATACGTTGGTTTGCCAGGTATGGATGTAGACACAAAAGAGAAAGAATTAGAGAAAAAAGGACTTGCTTCAGAGCAGTTAAAAGAATTCTCCAAGATCCTCAAACAGCGTCCTTACACGGATAACGAGCAGATATGGGGTTGGAAGGAACTCAAAAGAGGTCCTATACCATCGTTCTTTTCTGGTCCTGTAGGAGGGTTCTTTGAACGCTTCCTCATCACAGACAAACCCTTTCATGTAGACAGTCGTCGATGTGTGAAGTGTGGTATCTGTGCTAACGTTTGCCCCGTTGATGACATCAAAGGCAGCTTAGGGTATGAGCCAGAATGGTTACACACTGGTAAATGTCTCACCTGCTTCTCGTGTTATCACCACTGTCCACACCATGCGATTGAGTTTGGTAAACGTACACAGAACAAAGGACAATATTTCTATAACAGATTAAACAAACAAAGTTAA
- a CDS encoding ComEC/Rec2 family competence protein: protein MKKKMDLLMYPSVKLLLPLVLGIAVGDALGEDINSTLWWIMAVCMGVITFVVWKKKYLQSLLLLFTIFFIGGSFVSMKQHATNVQLPETQITFKAVLLSNPIVHGKVIQMDLMVMTESETMKVRASILRDTIINRYQTLHLGDGIKATAYLEKPMNFSDATFDYARWLKLHGYSAETFIFYNQWQKAKVNLHQMSFLQRTSLAAAGYREKLMKVLESNLDSTHLAIVTAMTLGDKQLINRDVKEDYSITGASHVLALSGLHLTILYGLLLFLMSWCERILPRVFRRGLSELLILLILWSYVVLVGMSSSVVRSALMLTIYSFVTLLNRDRLSVNTLALTAIIMLVSNPYNLYDIGFQLSFISVWAILLFYPLIYELIPLKQKKSLVVVRWIWGMIAVSLAVQLGTAPLIAYYFGRVSMLFAVSSLIAVPCTMVIVSASFCLLLLSSFPSLSSFIGKFICVITETLNTSLHWLASLPYASIESVHISFLQLFIYYFMLMAVWILWSFLAGKIEFK from the coding sequence GTGAAGAAGAAAATGGACTTACTGATGTATCCCTCGGTAAAGTTGCTCTTACCTTTGGTGTTGGGTATTGCTGTTGGTGATGCTTTGGGAGAAGATATAAATTCTACATTGTGGTGGATAATGGCAGTCTGTATGGGTGTCATTACCTTTGTCGTATGGAAGAAAAAGTATTTGCAAAGTTTGTTATTGCTCTTTACCATCTTTTTTATTGGTGGCTCCTTTGTTTCGATGAAGCAACATGCTACGAATGTACAGTTACCAGAAACGCAAATAACCTTTAAGGCGGTTCTTCTTAGTAATCCCATCGTCCATGGTAAAGTCATACAGATGGATTTAATGGTTATGACTGAAAGCGAAACAATGAAAGTCAGGGCTTCAATCCTTCGTGACACAATAATAAATCGTTATCAAACACTACATCTCGGTGATGGAATTAAAGCAACTGCCTACCTTGAAAAGCCTATGAACTTCTCTGATGCTACCTTTGATTATGCACGATGGTTAAAGCTACATGGTTATTCCGCAGAGACCTTTATTTTCTATAATCAATGGCAGAAAGCAAAAGTGAATCTTCACCAGATGAGTTTTCTTCAACGTACATCTTTAGCGGCAGCAGGATATAGGGAGAAGTTAATGAAGGTCTTAGAAAGCAATCTTGATAGTACCCATTTGGCTATAGTAACTGCAATGACGCTTGGTGATAAGCAGTTGATTAATAGAGATGTGAAGGAAGATTACTCAATAACAGGTGCAAGTCATGTCTTAGCTTTGTCTGGTTTACATTTAACCATCTTATATGGTTTGCTTTTATTCTTGATGAGTTGGTGTGAACGCATACTGCCGAGAGTGTTTAGAAGAGGATTGAGCGAACTTTTAATCCTTTTGATTCTTTGGTCTTATGTTGTTTTAGTGGGTATGTCTTCTTCAGTCGTTCGTTCTGCATTGATGTTGACTATCTACTCTTTTGTAACGCTTTTGAATAGAGATAGACTTTCTGTTAACACATTAGCGCTAACCGCTATCATCATGCTTGTAAGTAACCCTTATAATCTTTATGATATAGGTTTTCAACTATCCTTTATCTCTGTATGGGCAATTCTTCTGTTCTATCCGCTCATTTATGAATTAATACCTTTGAAACAAAAGAAGAGTCTTGTGGTTGTAAGATGGATATGGGGAATGATTGCCGTATCTTTAGCTGTACAATTGGGAACAGCACCTTTGATAGCTTACTATTTCGGGAGGGTTTCTATGCTCTTTGCTGTTAGTAGTCTTATTGCAGTTCCATGCACAATGGTAATAGTGTCAGCATCGTTCTGCCTATTACTTCTTAGCTCTTTCCCTTCTTTGTCATCCTTTATTGGAAAGTTTATCTGTGTTATAACAGAAACTTTGAATACCTCTCTTCATTGGCTTGCGAGTCTACCTTACGCAAGTATAGAGAGTGTACACATAAGCTTCTTACAGCTTTTTATATACTATTTCATGCTGATGGCTGTATGGATCTTGTGGAGTTTTTTAGCAGGGAAGATAGAGTTTAAGTAA
- the truA gene encoding tRNA pseudouridine(38-40) synthase TruA, whose translation MQRYFITLSYDGTAYHGWQIQPNGISVQEVLEHSLSTILRETIAVTGAGRTDAGVHARMMVAHFDTEQSFDCEQLVYKVNRLLPRDVSVSKIKPVTEDLHARFSAASRTYHYYVYTGKQPFSRQYSCELRYALDFDNMNEAAAYLIGEKDFKCFCKTGADVKTTICNLTEARWVPANEEFALPIDNTVTNWCFVITANRFLRNMVRAVVGTLVEVGRGRLSLDDFKKIVDGGTRSDAGESMPGNALFLWEVKY comes from the coding sequence ATGCAACGATATTTTATCACCCTTTCATACGATGGCACAGCCTATCATGGCTGGCAGATTCAACCCAATGGAATTTCTGTTCAGGAAGTATTGGAGCACTCTTTGTCTACAATACTAAGAGAAACGATTGCCGTTACAGGTGCAGGACGTACTGATGCAGGTGTTCATGCCAGAATGATGGTTGCACACTTTGATACCGAACAGTCGTTTGACTGTGAGCAGCTGGTATATAAAGTGAATCGACTCTTACCACGAGATGTATCTGTAAGCAAGATAAAACCTGTCACAGAAGACTTACATGCACGTTTCTCTGCTGCCTCACGTACTTATCATTATTATGTCTATACAGGAAAACAACCATTCTCACGACAGTATTCGTGTGAGCTTCGATATGCTTTAGACTTTGATAATATGAATGAGGCTGCAGCTTATTTGATAGGCGAGAAAGATTTTAAATGTTTCTGTAAGACAGGAGCAGACGTTAAAACAACTATCTGTAATCTTACCGAAGCGCGATGGGTTCCTGCAAATGAAGAATTTGCTTTGCCAATTGATAATACTGTCACGAATTGGTGTTTTGTAATAACAGCTAACCGATTCTTACGCAATATGGTACGTGCTGTCGTTGGTACATTGGTTGAAGTAGGGCGAGGTCGCCTTTCGTTAGATGATTTTAAGAAGATTGTAGATGGAGGAACACGAAGCGATGCAGGTGAGAGTATGCCAGGTAACGCACTTTTCCTTTGGGAAGTAAAGTATTAG